The following are encoded in a window of Maylandia zebra isolate NMK-2024a linkage group LG5, Mzebra_GT3a, whole genome shotgun sequence genomic DNA:
- the sirt4 gene encoding NAD-dependent protein lipoamidase sirtuin-4, mitochondrial: MMRLPWRVLAPHTAPVRRASSVPAGLMNFVPACSTTDAHSLELLQDFVTRARRLFVITGAGLSTESGIPDYRSEGVGLYARTDRRPMQYAEFVRSAKSRQRYWARNFVGWPQFSSHWPNSAHKALQRWEERGKLHWLVTQNVDALHSKAGQKRLTELHGCAHRVTCLGCGAISAREELQRRFISLNPEWQAQAGTVAPDGDVFLEDEQVLHFRVPSCDDCGGILKPEVTFFGDSVNKATVQFVHERLAESDAVLVMGSSLQVYSGYRFLLAARDREMPVAILNIGPTRADHLAELKVSGRCGEVLSVIQPL, translated from the exons ATGATGAGGCTGCCATGGCGAGTCCTGGCTCCACACACAGCACCTGTAAGGAGAGCCTCCTCAGTCCCTGCAGGGCTGATGAACTTTGTCCCCGCCTGCAGCACCACCGACGCCCACTCACTGGAGCTGCTGCAGGACTTTGTGACCCGAGCCAGACGCCTGTTTGTCATCACCGGAGCGGGTCTGTCCACGGAGTCGGGCATCCCCGATTACCGATCGGAGGGCGTCGGGCTGTACGCCCGCACTGACAGACGACCCATGCAGTACGCAGAGTTTGTCCGCAGCGCAAAGTCCCGTCAGCGCTACTGGGCCAGAAACTTCGTCGGATGGCCGCAGTTTTCCTCCCACTGGCCGAACTCTGCACACAAGGCCCTGCAGCGGTGGGAGGAGAGGGGCAAGCTGCACTGGCTGGTTACGCAGAATGTAGATGCTCTTCACTCAAAGGCAGGTCAGAAGAGACTCACAGAGCTCCACGGCTGTGCCCACAG GGTCACGTGCCTTGGCTGTGGTGCCATCTCAGCACGGGAGGAGCTCCAGAGGCGATTTATATCTTTAAACCCAGAGTGGCAAGCTCAGGCAGGCACTGTGGCCCCAGACGGAGACGTCTTCTTGGAGGATGAGCAGGTCCTCCATTTCAGAGTTCCCTCCTGTGATGACTGTGGTGGGATACTGAAGCCTGAGGTCACGTTTTTTGGAGACTCCGTGAACAAAGCAACTGTGCAGTTTGTGCACGAAAGGCTGGCAGAGTCGGACGCGGTGCTCGTCATGGGGTCATCTTTACAG GTGTACTCAGGATACAGGTTTTTACTGGCAGCAAGGGACAGGGAGATGCCGGTCGCCATCCTGAACATAGGGCCCACCCGAGCAGACCACCTGGCAGAGCTGAAAGTCAGCGGCCGCTGCGGGGAAGTGCTGTCAGTCATTCAGCCGCTCTGA